ATGCGATGGATGCATCGGCCGGCTGGGACAACGACAGCGCCGCCGAACCGGTTGAAGAATCTTTTTAGGAGACTTGCAAGCCCGATCGGTCGAAGTTTTTTTTTCAGGAGACTTGAAATCTTGAACAGTAGTAGTCGCGATCGTCTTAAGGACGTGATCTGATGTTGTTTGAAGGCACCGCATGGGCGCAGGCCGCCGCAGGTCAAGCTGCCAGTCCCTCGTTTTTCGAGCAGTTGATGACGGGTCCGGGGCCGATCATGGCGCTGGTCGTCGCGGTCATGTACTTCCTGGTCTTCCGGCCGCAGAACAAGAAGGCGCAGGAGCTGGGGAAGATGCTGGCCGCGCTCAAGCGCAACGACGAGGTCGTGACGACCGGCGGAATTATCGGGCGGATTCATGAGGCCGGCGACAAAGTGATCACGCTCGAAGTTGCGCCCAACGTCAGATTGCGGGTCGAGCGATCGCAAATCGCGTCGATGTCGAGTCACAAGGCGCCGGCCAAGAAAGACGACAAGTAGGGGCTTTATCATAGTGGAACAGACTCAAAGTTTCGGACCGATCCTGATTCTGCTCGTGCTGGTCGTGTCGTTTCTTTACATGCATTTCACCAACGGCAGCGGGCTCACGCGCATCTACCTGGCCGGCGCCATCGTGGCGGCGGCGATACTTATTCTGCTGCCGAGCCTCAATATCGATCTGCCCGATTGGTTCAAGGCCGGGTTCGGCTCGACCAAAATCCAGCTCGGCCTCGACCTGCAGGGCGGGACGCATCTGCTGATGGCCGTGAAGCTGGACGAGGCGGTGCAAACCCAGTTGCGCCGCCGCGGCGATGATCTGAAGCAGGAGCTCAAGGCCAACAAAATAGATTTCGCAGACGTCTCGGTCAGCGCGGCCGGCAATATGACCGTCAAGCTGAAGTCGAGCGCCGATCGCACGCCGTTCCTCGACCTGGTGCAGAAGTCGTTTTCGGATCTGACCGCAGTGAGCAACAGCGATTCGTCCAGCGCCGGTCCGTCATATTCGCTCGCCTACAAGGCGCGCGAGTTGCAGACGATTCGGTCCAACGCGATGGACCAGGCGCTGGAAACGATTCGCAATCGAATCGACCAGCTCGGGGTGCGCGAAACCACCGTCGCCAAAGAGGGCGACAACGAAATTTTAGTGCAACTGCCCGGAATCCAGGACCCCGAGCGCGCCAAGGAACTGATCGGCAAGACGGCGGTGCTCGAATTCAAACTGGTTGACGACTCGAAAAACGTGCAGGACGCGATCAAGGACGGGCCGCCCCCCGGCGACGAAATCCTCTATGGCACCTCGGAGCGCGGCGGCAGGGAGCCGTACCTGGTCGAGTCCCCGGTGCTGATGACCGGCGACGTCGTTACCGACGCGCGCGTGCGTCCCGGCGCGCGGCTGGAAGGTCCGTACGTGGCGGTCGAGCTCGACGCGCGCGGCGCGGGCATCTTCGATGCGATGACGGCGGAGAACGTCGGGCGGCGTCTGGCGATCGTGCTGGATAACACGGTTTACTCGGCGCCGGTAATCAAGGAACGAATTCCCGGCGGTCACGTCCAGATCACCGGACGCTTCTCGATGGACGAGGCGCACGATCTCGCGATCGTATTGCGCTCGGGCGCGCTGCCGGCGTCGGTCGAAATCGAAGAGGAGCGCACGGTGGGCCCGTCGCTCGGCCGCGATTCGATTCGCCAGGGCGAGATGTCGTTCGTGATCGGCGCGGGCGCCGTGCTGATCTTCATGGCCGTGTACTACAGCGGCGCGGGTCTGCTGGCGGATTTCGGGCTGTCGCTCAATATCCTGCTGCTGATCTGCGTGATGGCGGCGCTGGGCGCGACGCTGACGTTGCCGGGCATCGCCGGCATCGTGCTGACGCTGGGCATGTCGGTCGACGCCAACGTGCTGGTGAACGAACGAATGCGCGAAGAGTTGCGCGCGGGCAAATCGCCGCGCGAGGCGGTCAAGCTCGGCTACGATCGCGCATGGTCGGCGATTCGCGACTCGAATATCTCGACGTTTGCGGCGGGGCTGATCCTTTTCCAATTCGGAACGGGACCGGTCAAAGGCTTCGCCGTCACCCTGTGCGTAGGAGTGCTGACCGGACTATTTTCCTGTATTGTGGTTACGCGCGCGTGGTACGACTACCGGATTTCGATTCGGAAGCTCGCCAGGATTAGTGTTTAATGATTGTTAATAATGCTAAAAGATGCTAAGTGAATTTTGACGACTGCGCTCGGCTGGGACTGTGGGGAAATTTTCAGCTACCGGGCGCCATTTACCTTGACTTGGGCGACGGGCGCATACTACAAAATCGCGTCCTGACAAAATCTCCGAGGAAAGGCGTCTTGTTGGACTCGTATGGCCGATAAGGACGACATACTGCTGAACTCCCGCGAAGTCGCGTTCCTGCTCGACCTGAGTCCGGACACGGTGAACGAGTTTGCCCGGCGCAATATTATTCCGGCCTTCAAGAAAGGCCGCCAGTGGCGATTTCGCAAGCGCGATATAACTTCTGTCAAACGTCAGTTGCGAGGCATCAATGCGGCGGCCTGACGCCACGCGCGCGCGAGTCACGCTGAATTCGCGTCGCATGCGGCCAAAATCGCCGTGCATTAGAAATCCTGGCTCGCACTGATCGCCTGGGCTGCGTCGAACCCAAGGGAGTTTTTCGATGTCTCAACCGCATGAGAGCCGTATCTATTCCGACCTGGCGCGTTTCTATGATTTTTTCTTCGGACGAGTCTTTGTCGGCCGCGAGCATGAGGTTATCGAAAGCCTGAATCTCAGGCCCGGTAACCGCGTGCTCGAGGTCGGCGTCGGCACCGGAATCGCGCTGGACGCATATCCGCCGTACGCGCATATTGTCGCGATCGATCCGTCGGCCGACATGCTCGAGCGCGCAAAAAAGCGCGCGGCGGAAAACGGCTGGGGACATATCGAGTTGCGCCAGGGCGACGCGCTCAACCTCGACTATCCCGACAACAGCTTCGACTTCGTTACCTCGTTTCACGTTCTGACCGTGGTTCCCGATCCGTACCGGATGATGTCGGAGATGGTGCGGGTGTGTAAGCCGGGCGGTCGGATCGCGATCACGACGCATTTCCAGAGCTCGAACCCGGTGGTCGCGGCGCTCAACACCATTGTCAATCCGATCACGCGGCAACTGGGATGGACCACCAGATTGCGCAAGCAGGACGTGCTCAAGGGCCATCCGATTACGCTGGAGCGCAACGAAAAGATCAGCCGGTGGTCGGTGCACTCGTTGATCATCGCGCGCAAAAACGCCTGAGCCGCCGCTGTCTCGAGAAATTCAAAAGCGAGACTGCATCGCGGAGACCCTTTGTGTTATCCGTGTTATCCGCAGCACTAAGTGAGCTCGGATTGCGATGGACTTTGATCGCGTGCTAGCGGAGAGTCGATCTATCGGATCGACTTAGGAATCGAGTCCGAATTGATCGAGCCCAAACGGCGGTATTTCCACTCGCCTTTGACCGCGCTGCGCTCAACCAACCCCAAGTTCGACCAGCAAGGCCCGAGGTGGCTGTATGTATCTTCCTATTTCCCTGGGAAGCGTCGTGGTGATCGTTATCGTACTCTGGTTACTCGGCGTGGTTTGATGAAGCGATGGCGCCACCTGGGTCGCGGTTCGATGCGATCATAGGCTGGCAAGACTGGAAGTTAGACTTACTGAGCAGATGGAAAGAGGATGTGTATGTTGCTTCTGATTATCTTGTTGATTTTGTTGTTAGGCGGAGGCGGGTTCTATGGCTACCGCCGCGGCCATTACGGACCGCGGGGAATGGGCTTG
This portion of the Candidatus Binatus sp. genome encodes:
- the yajC gene encoding preprotein translocase subunit YajC, with translation MLFEGTAWAQAAAGQAASPSFFEQLMTGPGPIMALVVAVMYFLVFRPQNKKAQELGKMLAALKRNDEVVTTGGIIGRIHEAGDKVITLEVAPNVRLRVERSQIASMSSHKAPAKKDDK
- the secD gene encoding protein translocase subunit SecD, whose product is MEQTQSFGPILILLVLVVSFLYMHFTNGSGLTRIYLAGAIVAAAILILLPSLNIDLPDWFKAGFGSTKIQLGLDLQGGTHLLMAVKLDEAVQTQLRRRGDDLKQELKANKIDFADVSVSAAGNMTVKLKSSADRTPFLDLVQKSFSDLTAVSNSDSSSAGPSYSLAYKARELQTIRSNAMDQALETIRNRIDQLGVRETTVAKEGDNEILVQLPGIQDPERAKELIGKTAVLEFKLVDDSKNVQDAIKDGPPPGDEILYGTSERGGREPYLVESPVLMTGDVVTDARVRPGARLEGPYVAVELDARGAGIFDAMTAENVGRRLAIVLDNTVYSAPVIKERIPGGHVQITGRFSMDEAHDLAIVLRSGALPASVEIEEERTVGPSLGRDSIRQGEMSFVIGAGAVLIFMAVYYSGAGLLADFGLSLNILLLICVMAALGATLTLPGIAGIVLTLGMSVDANVLVNERMREELRAGKSPREAVKLGYDRAWSAIRDSNISTFAAGLILFQFGTGPVKGFAVTLCVGVLTGLFSCIVVTRAWYDYRISIRKLARISV
- a CDS encoding helix-turn-helix domain-containing protein, with translation MADKDDILLNSREVAFLLDLSPDTVNEFARRNIIPAFKKGRQWRFRKRDITSVKRQLRGINAAA
- a CDS encoding class I SAM-dependent methyltransferase is translated as MSQPHESRIYSDLARFYDFFFGRVFVGREHEVIESLNLRPGNRVLEVGVGTGIALDAYPPYAHIVAIDPSADMLERAKKRAAENGWGHIELRQGDALNLDYPDNSFDFVTSFHVLTVVPDPYRMMSEMVRVCKPGGRIAITTHFQSSNPVVAALNTIVNPITRQLGWTTRLRKQDVLKGHPITLERNEKISRWSVHSLIIARKNA